The following are encoded together in the Bacillus sp. V2I10 genome:
- the rnr gene encoding ribonuclease R, with translation MKIHIDKLHSFMKEEAYKPLTVQELEEAFGIEDSSEFKEFVKALVMMEEQGLIVRTRSNRYGLPERMNLIRGKVSGHAKGFAFVITEDPNQGDVFIPPSELNNAMHGDTVLVRISTESSGSRQEGTVIRIVERGLKEVVGTYTESKNFGFVIPDDKKIPNDIFIPKKASNGAIEGHKVVVHLTTYPEGRMSAEGEVIAILGHKNDPGVDILSVIHKHGLPQAFPVEVLEQANDVPETISEEDIKDRRDLRNEVIVTIDGADAKDLDDAVTVTELENGNYKLGVHIADVSHYVTENSPIDKEALERATSVYLVDRVIPMIPHRLSNGICSLNPKVDRLTLSCEMEINSQGEVVKHEIFQSVIKTTERMTYSDVKEILVDQKPELLEKYESLVPMFQRMEKLAQILRNKRMTRGAIDFDFKEAKVLVDKEGKPKDVVIRERTVAERLIEEFMLLANETVAEHFHWMKVPFIYRIHEEPNAEKLQRFLEFVTNFGYTVKGTANTIHPRALQDILDDVAGQPEEMVISTVMLRSMKQAKYDPESLGHFGLSTEFYTHFTSPIRRYPDLIVHRLIRTYLIEGKVDEATKTKWAEKMDMIADQSSNMERRAVDAERETDDLKKTEYMLDKVGEEYDGIISSVTNFGMFVELPNTIEGLVHVSYLTDDYYRYDERNYAMIGERTGNVYRIGDEITVRVVNVNKDERAVDFEIVGMKGTRRRQPSDAPKVIKGDRGKRSGAKEGRGRKKSSDERKKPAERSGSVDDGWSNQNPNKKKKKKKSFQNAPASKRKVKKKKR, from the coding sequence ATGAAGATACATATTGATAAACTGCATTCTTTTATGAAAGAAGAAGCATACAAGCCTTTAACCGTCCAGGAGCTTGAAGAAGCGTTTGGAATTGAGGATTCTTCTGAATTCAAGGAGTTTGTAAAAGCTCTTGTGATGATGGAGGAACAAGGCCTGATTGTGCGCACAAGAAGCAACCGATACGGCTTGCCCGAACGAATGAATTTAATTCGCGGAAAAGTCAGCGGACATGCAAAAGGATTTGCTTTTGTCATTACAGAGGATCCAAATCAAGGAGATGTGTTTATTCCGCCGAGTGAGCTAAATAACGCCATGCACGGGGATACTGTCCTGGTCAGAATCAGCACCGAATCGAGCGGGAGCAGACAGGAAGGCACAGTAATCCGCATTGTAGAGCGCGGTCTGAAAGAGGTTGTCGGAACTTATACAGAAAGTAAAAACTTTGGTTTTGTCATCCCCGATGATAAAAAGATTCCAAATGATATTTTCATCCCTAAAAAAGCTTCAAATGGAGCAATTGAAGGACACAAAGTGGTTGTTCACCTGACAACATACCCAGAAGGAAGAATGAGTGCAGAAGGAGAAGTCATTGCGATTCTTGGACATAAAAACGATCCGGGCGTTGATATTCTATCTGTTATTCATAAGCATGGTCTTCCGCAGGCTTTCCCGGTAGAGGTATTAGAACAGGCCAATGATGTTCCTGAAACAATCAGTGAAGAAGATATCAAGGATCGCAGGGATCTTCGCAATGAAGTCATTGTCACAATTGACGGTGCGGATGCAAAAGATCTTGATGATGCAGTTACCGTAACTGAGCTTGAAAACGGAAATTACAAATTAGGCGTTCATATCGCGGATGTCAGTCACTATGTGACAGAGAACTCCCCAATTGATAAGGAAGCATTAGAGCGCGCAACGAGCGTTTATTTAGTTGACCGCGTTATTCCGATGATTCCGCACCGTTTATCAAATGGCATTTGTTCTCTTAATCCAAAGGTGGATCGCCTGACGCTCTCTTGTGAGATGGAAATCAACAGCCAAGGTGAAGTCGTAAAGCACGAAATTTTCCAGAGCGTAATCAAAACGACAGAGCGCATGACATATTCTGATGTAAAGGAAATTCTGGTTGATCAAAAACCAGAACTGCTTGAGAAATATGAATCGCTTGTACCGATGTTTCAGAGGATGGAAAAGCTTGCGCAAATTCTCCGCAATAAAAGGATGACCCGCGGGGCAATTGACTTTGATTTTAAAGAAGCAAAAGTGCTGGTTGATAAAGAAGGAAAGCCTAAAGATGTTGTCATACGTGAACGTACAGTTGCAGAACGTCTGATTGAAGAATTTATGCTGCTTGCAAACGAAACAGTTGCAGAGCATTTTCATTGGATGAAAGTGCCGTTTATTTATCGCATTCATGAAGAGCCAAATGCTGAAAAACTGCAGCGTTTCCTGGAATTTGTAACGAACTTTGGATACACAGTAAAAGGAACCGCAAACACGATTCACCCTCGTGCTCTTCAGGATATCTTAGATGATGTAGCGGGACAGCCTGAGGAGATGGTCATTTCCACTGTCATGCTGAGATCGATGAAGCAGGCTAAATATGATCCGGAAAGTCTGGGGCATTTTGGTCTTTCAACTGAGTTCTACACTCATTTTACATCACCGATCCGCCGTTATCCGGATTTAATTGTCCATCGCTTAATCCGCACCTACTTAATTGAAGGCAAAGTGGATGAAGCAACGAAAACAAAATGGGCAGAAAAAATGGATATGATAGCAGATCAGTCATCGAATATGGAACGCAGGGCAGTTGATGCTGAGCGTGAAACAGATGACCTTAAAAAAACAGAATACATGCTGGATAAAGTCGGGGAAGAATATGACGGGATTATCAGCTCAGTAACGAACTTTGGAATGTTCGTTGAGCTTCCTAATACAATCGAAGGTCTTGTTCACGTCAGCTATCTGACCGACGACTATTACCGTTATGATGAGCGCAATTATGCGATGATCGGCGAACGGACAGGAAACGTCTACCGCATCGGTGATGAGATTACAGTACGCGTTGTGAATGTAAACAAAGATGAACGCGCTGTAGATTTCGAAATTGTCGGCATGAAAGGAACAAGACGCCGTCAGCCGAGTGATGCTCCTAAAGTAATTAAAGGAGACCGCGGAAAAAGAAGCGGTGCGAAAGAGGGCAGAGGCAGAAAAAAATCATCAGATGAAAGAAAGAAACCTGCAGAGCGAAGCGGCAGTGTCGATGATGGCTGGAGCAATCAAAATCCGAATAAAAAGAAAAAGAAGAAAAAATCGTTTCAAAATGCTCCTGCAAGCAAACGAAAAGTAAAAAAGAAAAAACGTTAA